Proteins encoded together in one Streptomyces umbrinus window:
- a CDS encoding MaoC family dehydratase, whose protein sequence is MQFGRTYEEFTVGDVYRHWPGKTVTEYDDHLFCLLTMNHHPLHMDANYAENTTDFGKNVVVGNYIYSLLLGMSVPDVSGKAIANLEIESLKHVAPTFHGDTIYGETTVLDKTPSKSKNDRGIVYVETKGYKQDGTLVCVFRRKVMVPTETYIKERGGEQPGRPQLKEK, encoded by the coding sequence ATGCAGTTCGGCCGCACCTATGAAGAGTTCACAGTCGGCGACGTCTATCGGCACTGGCCCGGGAAGACCGTCACGGAGTACGACGACCACCTCTTCTGCCTCCTGACGATGAACCACCACCCGCTCCACATGGACGCCAACTACGCCGAGAACACGACGGACTTCGGCAAGAACGTCGTCGTGGGGAACTACATCTACTCGCTGCTGCTGGGCATGTCGGTGCCGGACGTGTCGGGCAAGGCGATCGCCAACCTGGAGATCGAGTCGCTGAAGCACGTCGCGCCGACCTTCCACGGCGACACGATCTACGGCGAGACCACGGTCCTCGACAAGACCCCGTCGAAGTCCAAGAACGACCGCGGGATCGTCTATGTCGAGACCAAGGGCTACAAGCAGGACGGCACGCTGGTCTGCGTGTTCCGCCGCAAGGTGATGGTCCCCACCGAGACGTACATCAAGGAGCGCGGCGGCGAGCAGCCCGGACGCCCCCAGCTGAAGGAGAAGTAG
- a CDS encoding HpcH/HpaI aldolase/citrate lyase family protein: MTSPVNRLRPRRSCLAVPGSNPRFLEKAQGLPADQVFLDLEDACAPLAKPEARHTIVKFLNEGDWTGKTRVVRVNDWTTEWTYRDVVTVVEGAGPNLDCIMLPKVQDAQQIVALDLLLTQIEKTMGFEVGKIGIEAQIENAQGLNNVNEIATASQRVETIIFGPADFMASINMKSLVVGEQPPGYPADAYHYILMKILMAARANNLQAIDGPYLQIRNIDGYREVAGRAAALGFDGKWVLHPGQVEASNEIFSPSQEDFDHAELILDAYDFYTSEAGGKKGSAMLGDEMIDEASRKMALVISGKGRAAGMQRTSKFEAPSD; this comes from the coding sequence ATGACCAGCCCCGTCAACCGTCTGCGTCCGCGTCGCTCCTGCCTCGCGGTGCCGGGGAGCAACCCCCGCTTCCTGGAGAAGGCGCAGGGCCTCCCGGCCGACCAGGTCTTCCTGGACCTGGAGGACGCGTGCGCGCCGCTGGCCAAGCCCGAGGCGCGGCACACCATCGTCAAGTTCCTCAACGAGGGTGACTGGACGGGCAAGACGCGGGTCGTGCGGGTCAACGACTGGACGACCGAGTGGACGTACCGTGATGTCGTGACGGTGGTCGAGGGCGCGGGCCCCAACCTCGACTGCATCATGCTGCCGAAGGTCCAGGACGCCCAGCAGATCGTGGCCCTCGACCTCCTGCTGACGCAGATCGAGAAGACGATGGGCTTCGAGGTCGGCAAGATCGGCATCGAGGCGCAGATCGAGAACGCCCAGGGTCTGAACAACGTCAACGAGATCGCGACGGCCTCCCAGCGCGTCGAGACGATCATCTTCGGCCCGGCCGACTTCATGGCGTCGATCAACATGAAGTCGCTGGTCGTGGGCGAGCAGCCGCCCGGTTACCCGGCGGACGCCTACCACTACATCCTGATGAAGATCCTGATGGCCGCCCGCGCCAACAATCTCCAGGCGATCGACGGCCCCTACCTGCAGATCCGCAACATCGACGGCTACCGCGAGGTCGCCGGACGCGCCGCCGCCCTCGGCTTCGACGGCAAGTGGGTGCTGCACCCGGGCCAGGTCGAGGCGTCCAACGAGATCTTCTCGCCCTCCCAGGAGGACTTCGACCACGCCGAGCTGATCCTGGACGCGTACGACTTCTACACGTCCGAGGCGGGCGGCAAGAAGGGCTCCGCGATGCTCGGCGACGAGATGATCGACGAGGCCAGCCGCAAGATGGCCCTCGTCATCTCCGGCAAGGGCCGGGCCGCCGGCATGCAGCGCACGTCCAAGTTCGAAGCGCCCTCCGACTGA
- a CDS encoding acyl-CoA dehydrogenase family protein, whose amino-acid sequence MARLAQTAGLTDIQQEILSTVRDFVDKEIIPVATELEHRDEYPQQIVDGLKELGLFGLMIPEEYGGLGESLLTYALCVEEIARGWMSVSGIINTHFIVAYMLKQHGTQEQREYFLPRMAAGEVRGAFSMSEPALGSDVSAITSKAVKDGDEYVLNGQKMWLTNGGTSTLVAVLVKSDEGHPEGTAPHKSMTTFLVEKEPGFGEVRPGLTIPGKIDKMGYKGVDTTELIMDGLRIPANRVLGGATGRGFYQMMDGVEVGRVNVAARGCGVAQRAFELGVSYAQQRHTFGKPIAQHQAIQFKLAEMATKVEAAHAMMVNAARKKDSGERNDLEAGMAKYLASEYCKEVVEDAFRIHGGYGFSKEYEIERLYREAPMLLIGEGTAEIQKMIIGRRLLEEYRFQG is encoded by the coding sequence ATGGCGCGACTCGCCCAGACCGCCGGTCTGACCGACATCCAGCAGGAGATCCTGTCCACCGTCCGGGACTTCGTGGACAAGGAGATCATCCCGGTCGCGACCGAGCTGGAGCACCGCGACGAGTACCCGCAGCAGATCGTCGACGGGCTCAAGGAGTTGGGCCTCTTCGGCCTCATGATCCCCGAGGAGTACGGGGGTCTGGGCGAGTCGCTCCTCACCTACGCGCTGTGCGTGGAGGAGATCGCGCGCGGCTGGATGTCGGTGTCCGGCATCATCAACACGCACTTCATCGTGGCATACATGCTCAAGCAGCACGGTACGCAGGAGCAGAGGGAGTACTTCCTTCCGCGCATGGCGGCGGGCGAGGTGCGCGGCGCGTTCTCCATGTCGGAACCGGCACTTGGCTCGGACGTTTCGGCGATCACGTCGAAGGCGGTCAAGGACGGCGACGAATACGTCCTGAACGGTCAGAAGATGTGGCTGACGAACGGCGGAACGTCGACGCTCGTGGCCGTTCTGGTGAAGAGTGACGAAGGCCACCCCGAGGGCACGGCGCCCCACAAGTCGATGACGACCTTCCTGGTGGAGAAGGAGCCCGGCTTCGGTGAGGTCCGCCCCGGCCTGACCATCCCCGGGAAGATCGACAAGATGGGGTACAAGGGTGTCGACACCACCGAGTTGATCATGGATGGCCTGCGCATTCCGGCCAATCGGGTGCTCGGCGGGGCCACCGGCCGAGGGTTTTACCAAATGATGGACGGCGTCGAGGTCGGCCGCGTCAACGTGGCGGCGCGTGGTTGCGGTGTAGCTCAGCGTGCGTTCGAACTGGGCGTCTCGTATGCCCAGCAGCGTCACACTTTCGGTAAACCGATCGCCCAGCACCAGGCGATCCAGTTCAAGCTGGCCGAGATGGCTACCAAGGTCGAGGCCGCCCATGCGATGATGGTGAATGCGGCACGCAAAAAGGACTCCGGGGAGCGAAACGACCTCGAGGCAGGGATGGCGAAGTACCTCGCCTCCGAGTACTGCAAAGAGGTCGTCGAAGACGCCTTCCGGATCCACGGCGGTTACGGCTTCTCCAAGGAGTACGAGATCGAGCGCCTCTACCGTGAGGCCCCGATGCTGCTCATCGGTGAAGGTACCGCCGAGATCCAGAAAATGATCATCGGACGCAGGCTGCTCGAAGAGTATCGGTTCCAGGGCTAG
- a CDS encoding ABC transporter substrate-binding protein — protein sequence MRTTYAAQVTAGALAALLVLAGCSSKAKDDDKDKGTAAGEVKTGDGISGKTITLGVLTDMTGVYATLGKSVTQAQQLYVKQLNADGGVCGYKVELTVRDHGYDPQKALAGYTELEPKVLGFTQFIGSPFVASVKQRIDSQDKGLVLPQAWSATLLGSPYIRVIGSTYDIETINAVDFLMKEKGIKKGDKIGHVYFEGDYGESALVGSKHIAKEAGLTVVEQKIKPTDNDMTAQVAALKKAGVKAVVISAGPRQAASLVGVAAAGGFGVPIIGNNSAFAPQLLATQAGPALMKNYYVASPSLPIGADTPQAQKLVADYKKAYPKDSLDNGVVAGWTAVYAFGEALKKACASKDLTREGVDKALLTINSLDTGFGIPQDFTDPNAPSSKQSVILQPDKTVTGGMKVVRDPEASDTATAYTPAT from the coding sequence ATGAGGACGACTTACGCGGCCCAGGTGACCGCAGGAGCGCTCGCCGCGCTGCTCGTGCTGGCCGGGTGCAGCTCCAAGGCCAAGGACGACGACAAGGACAAGGGGACCGCCGCGGGAGAGGTGAAGACCGGCGACGGGATCTCCGGCAAGACCATCACGCTCGGCGTCCTCACCGACATGACCGGCGTGTACGCGACCCTCGGCAAGAGCGTCACCCAGGCCCAGCAGCTGTACGTGAAGCAGCTGAACGCCGATGGCGGTGTCTGCGGCTACAAGGTCGAGCTCACCGTCCGTGACCACGGCTACGACCCGCAGAAGGCCCTCGCCGGGTACACCGAGCTGGAGCCGAAGGTGCTCGGCTTCACGCAGTTCATCGGCTCCCCGTTCGTCGCCTCGGTCAAGCAGCGCATCGACAGCCAGGACAAGGGCCTGGTCCTGCCACAGGCCTGGTCGGCGACGCTGCTCGGCAGCCCGTACATCCGGGTCATCGGATCCACGTACGACATCGAGACGATCAACGCCGTCGACTTCCTGATGAAGGAGAAGGGCATCAAGAAGGGCGACAAGATCGGGCACGTCTACTTCGAGGGCGACTACGGCGAGAGCGCGCTGGTCGGCTCGAAGCACATTGCGAAGGAGGCCGGCCTGACCGTCGTCGAACAGAAGATCAAGCCGACCGACAACGACATGACCGCGCAGGTCGCCGCTCTGAAGAAGGCCGGCGTCAAGGCGGTCGTGATCAGCGCGGGCCCGCGTCAGGCGGCCTCGCTCGTCGGTGTCGCCGCGGCAGGCGGCTTCGGCGTCCCGATCATCGGCAACAACTCGGCCTTCGCCCCGCAGCTCCTGGCGACCCAGGCGGGCCCGGCCCTGATGAAGAACTACTACGTGGCCTCGCCCTCGCTGCCCATCGGCGCGGACACCCCTCAGGCCCAGAAGCTGGTCGCCGACTACAAGAAGGCGTACCCGAAGGACTCCCTCGACAACGGAGTCGTCGCCGGCTGGACCGCGGTCTACGCCTTCGGCGAGGCCCTGAAGAAGGCCTGCGCGTCCAAGGACCTGACCCGCGAGGGCGTCGACAAGGCCCTCCTCACCATCAACTCCCTCGACACGGGCTTCGGCATTCCCCAGGACTTCACCGACCCGAACGCTCCCTCCTCCAAGCAGAGCGTCATCCTCCAGCCCGACAAGACCGTAACGGGCGGCATGAAGGTGGTCAGGGACCCCGAGGCCTCGGACACAGCGACGGCGTACACACCGGCCACCTGA
- a CDS encoding TetR family transcriptional regulator, whose product MQYVRGMSQPAKSSRTPATPDAPESAAGSRAAAQRLKMRRELAAAAMELFATKGYEATTVDEIAAAAGVARRTFFRHFRSKEEAIFPDHDDTLIRAEAVLNAAPAHEHPLDTVCRGIKEVMKMYAARPEISVSRYKLTREVPTLREAEIASVARYERLFTRYLLGHFDEHAHDDDANDDPLLAEVAASAVVTAHNHVLRRWLRAGGQGDVESQLDHAFAIVRKTFGTGIGAGRDTPPRSVPAASVEGEVLVTVARVDAPLDQVMRTIEQALKERP is encoded by the coding sequence ATGCAGTACGTTCGGGGCATGTCCCAGCCCGCCAAGTCCTCCCGTACCCCAGCCACGCCCGACGCTCCGGAGAGCGCCGCGGGCAGTCGTGCGGCCGCGCAGCGGCTCAAGATGCGCCGCGAACTCGCGGCCGCCGCGATGGAGCTGTTCGCGACGAAGGGGTACGAGGCGACGACCGTCGACGAGATCGCGGCCGCGGCCGGGGTCGCCCGGCGCACCTTCTTCCGGCACTTCCGCTCCAAGGAAGAGGCGATCTTCCCGGACCACGACGACACGTTGATCCGGGCCGAGGCGGTGCTCAACGCGGCGCCGGCGCACGAGCATCCGCTCGACACGGTGTGCCGCGGCATCAAGGAAGTCATGAAGATGTACGCGGCGAGGCCGGAGATCTCGGTGTCACGCTACAAGCTCACCCGCGAGGTACCAACCCTGCGGGAGGCGGAGATCGCGTCCGTGGCGCGCTACGAGCGGCTCTTCACCCGCTATCTGCTGGGCCACTTCGACGAGCACGCCCACGACGACGACGCCAACGACGACCCGCTGCTCGCGGAGGTCGCCGCGTCCGCCGTGGTCACGGCCCACAACCACGTGCTGCGGCGCTGGCTGCGGGCGGGCGGCCAGGGAGACGTCGAGAGCCAGCTCGACCACGCCTTCGCGATCGTCCGGAAGACCTTCGGTACGGGCATCGGGGCCGGGCGGGACACCCCGCCGCGCTCGGTGCCCGCCGCCTCCGTGGAGGGCGAGGTGCTGGTGACCGTGGCCCGCGTGGACGCTCCGCTGGACCAGGTGATGCGCACGATCGAGCAGGCGCTCAAGGAACGGCCGTAG
- a CDS encoding phosphatidylserine decarboxylase has product MPHSQTSAPRDSLAGVRIARGASPWLLPTVATAALSLVRARKSGAAKAVAVPATALAAGMLWFFRDPEREIAPGRVISPADGVVQSIMPWKDGRTRVAIFMSPLNVHVNRAPLSGTVTSVEHIPGGFVPAFNKESENNERVVWHFDTELGDIEMIQIAGAVARRIVPYIPQGTKVEQGERIGLIRFGSRVDIYLPEGVEVDVEVGQKTVAGVTRIDRD; this is encoded by the coding sequence ATGCCCCACAGCCAAACCTCTGCACCACGCGACAGCCTGGCAGGCGTACGTATTGCGCGCGGAGCATCGCCGTGGCTCCTCCCGACCGTCGCCACCGCAGCACTCAGCCTGGTACGCGCGCGCAAGTCCGGCGCCGCCAAGGCCGTCGCCGTACCCGCCACCGCGCTGGCGGCGGGCATGCTGTGGTTCTTCCGCGACCCCGAGCGTGAGATCGCCCCGGGCCGGGTCATCTCCCCGGCCGACGGTGTGGTGCAGAGCATCATGCCGTGGAAGGACGGTCGCACCCGCGTCGCGATCTTCATGAGCCCGCTGAACGTCCACGTCAACCGCGCGCCTCTCTCCGGCACGGTGACGTCGGTCGAGCACATCCCCGGCGGTTTCGTTCCGGCGTTCAACAAGGAGAGCGAGAACAACGAGCGCGTTGTCTGGCACTTCGACACCGAGCTCGGCGACATCGAGATGATCCAGATCGCCGGTGCGGTCGCGCGGCGTATCGTTCCCTACATCCCTCAGGGCACGAAGGTCGAGCAGGGCGAGCGGATCGGGCTGATCCGCTTCGGGTCGCGCGTCGACATCTACCTCCCCGAGGGTGTCGAGGTCGACGTGGAGGTCGGCCAGAAGACCGTGGCGGGGGTGACTCGCATTGACCGTGATTGA
- the ccrA gene encoding crotonyl-CoA carboxylase/reductase — protein sequence MKEILDAIQSRTATSADFAALPLPESYRAITVHKDETEMFTGLATRDKDPRKSIHLDDVPVPELGPGEALVAVMASSVNYNSVWTSIFEPMATFGFLERYGKLSDLTKRHDLPYHIIGSDLAGVVLRTGPGVNAWRPGDEVVAHCLSVELESSDGHNDTMLDPEQRIWGFETNFGGLAEIALVKSNQLMPKPDHLSWEEAAAPGLVNSTAYRQLVSRNGAGMKQGDNVLIWGASGGLGSYATQFALAGGANPICVVSSPQKADICRAMGAEAIIDRNAEDYRFWKDEHNQDPKEWKRFGKRIRELTGGEDVDIVFEHPGRETFGASVYVTRKGGTIVTCASTSGYNHEYDNRYLWMSLKRIIGSHFANYREAWEANRLIAKGKIHPTLSRVYSLEETGQAAYDVHRNLHQGKVGVLALAPTEGLGVRDEEKRAQHVDAINRFRNI from the coding sequence GTGAAGGAAATCCTGGACGCGATTCAGTCGCGCACCGCCACGTCCGCCGACTTCGCCGCACTGCCGCTCCCCGAGTCGTACCGCGCGATCACCGTGCACAAGGACGAGACGGAGATGTTCACCGGACTCGCCACCCGCGACAAGGACCCCCGCAAGTCGATCCACCTGGACGACGTGCCGGTGCCGGAACTCGGCCCCGGCGAGGCCCTGGTGGCCGTGATGGCCTCCTCGGTCAACTACAACTCCGTGTGGACCTCGATCTTCGAGCCCATGGCGACCTTCGGGTTCCTGGAGCGCTACGGCAAGCTCAGCGACCTCACCAAGCGCCACGACCTGCCGTACCACATCATCGGCTCCGACCTGGCGGGCGTCGTGCTGCGCACCGGCCCGGGCGTGAACGCCTGGCGGCCCGGTGACGAGGTCGTCGCGCACTGCCTGTCCGTCGAGCTGGAGTCCAGCGACGGGCACAACGACACGATGCTCGACCCCGAGCAGCGCATCTGGGGCTTCGAGACGAACTTCGGCGGCCTCGCCGAGATCGCCCTCGTGAAGTCCAACCAGCTGATGCCCAAGCCCGACCACCTGTCGTGGGAGGAGGCCGCCGCCCCCGGTCTGGTGAACTCCACCGCCTACCGGCAGCTGGTCTCCCGCAACGGCGCCGGCATGAAGCAGGGCGACAACGTCCTCATCTGGGGCGCCAGCGGCGGACTCGGCTCGTACGCCACCCAGTTCGCGCTGGCCGGCGGCGCCAACCCCATCTGTGTGGTGAGCAGCCCGCAGAAGGCGGACATCTGCCGTGCGATGGGCGCCGAGGCGATCATCGACCGCAACGCCGAGGACTACAGGTTCTGGAAGGACGAGCACAACCAGGACCCCAAGGAGTGGAAGCGCTTCGGCAAGCGCATCCGTGAGCTCACCGGGGGCGAGGACGTCGACATCGTCTTCGAGCACCCGGGGCGCGAGACCTTCGGCGCCTCGGTCTACGTCACCCGCAAGGGCGGCACGATCGTCACCTGTGCCTCGACCTCGGGCTACAACCACGAGTACGACAACCGCTACCTGTGGATGTCCCTGAAGCGGATCATCGGCTCACACTTCGCCAACTACCGCGAGGCCTGGGAGGCCAACCGGCTCATCGCGAAGGGCAAGATCCACCCGACGCTGTCGAGGGTGTACTCGCTGGAGGAGACCGGGCAGGCCGCGTACGACGTGCACCGCAACCTCCATCAGGGCAAGGTCGGAGTCCTGGCGCTGGCGCCCACCGAGGGCCTCGGCGTGCGCGACGAGGAGAAGCGCGCCCAGCACGTCGACGCCATCAACCGCTTCCGGAACATCTGA
- a CDS encoding protein meaA produces the protein MTERQTPQAKNERDRPWLMRTYAGHSTAEASNELYRRNLAKGQTGLSVAFDLPTQTGYDPDHILARGEVGRVGVPVSHLGDMRRLFQDIPLDQMNTSMTINATAMWLLALYQVVAEEQGVDITRLQGTTQNDIVKEYLSRGTHVFPPVPSLRLTTDMICYTVNNIPKWNPINICSYHLQEAGATPVQEIAYAMSTAIAVLDAVFASGQIAEEQKGDVVARISFFVNAGVRFVEEMCKMRAFGRIWDRITRERYGIENPKHRRFRYGVQVNSLGLTEAQPENNIQRIVLEMLAVTLSKDARARAVQLPAWNEALGLPRPWDQQWSLRMQQVLAYESDLLEYADIFEGSHVIEAKVAQLVEDSFAEIDRIQEMGGAMAAVESGYLKSQLVSSHAERRARIESGDEKIVGVNIFESTEPNPLTADLDAAIMTVDPAVEAGVTAALKDWRDTRYQPPFNHPRPCKALERLKEAAKGTGNLMEATLECARAGVTTGEWAGALREVFGEFRAPTGVSSAPVAVTAEEGSAMSEVRRKVELTAKEMGVGKLRFLVGKPGLDGHSNGAEQIAVRARDAGFEVVYQGIRLTPEEIVTAAVAEDVHAVGLSILSGSHAQLVPDVLERLRVAGATDIPVIAGGIIPNGDAEDLRAAGVAAVFTPKDFDITGIIGRIVDEIRKANKLDPLEVPA, from the coding sequence ATGACTGAGCGCCAGACGCCGCAGGCGAAGAACGAAAGGGACCGGCCGTGGCTCATGCGCACCTACGCCGGTCACTCCACGGCCGAGGCGTCCAACGAGCTGTACCGGCGCAACCTCGCCAAGGGCCAGACGGGTCTGTCGGTCGCGTTCGACCTGCCGACCCAGACCGGCTACGACCCCGACCACATCCTCGCCCGCGGCGAGGTCGGCCGGGTGGGCGTGCCCGTCTCGCACCTCGGTGACATGCGCCGGCTGTTCCAGGACATCCCCCTGGACCAGATGAACACCTCGATGACCATCAACGCCACCGCCATGTGGCTGCTGGCGCTCTACCAGGTCGTCGCCGAGGAGCAGGGTGTCGACATCACCAGGCTCCAGGGGACGACCCAGAACGACATCGTGAAGGAGTACCTGTCGCGGGGCACGCACGTCTTCCCGCCGGTGCCCTCGCTCCGTCTGACGACGGACATGATCTGCTACACGGTCAACAACATCCCCAAGTGGAACCCGATCAACATCTGCAGCTACCACCTGCAGGAGGCGGGAGCCACCCCGGTCCAGGAAATCGCGTACGCGATGTCCACCGCGATCGCCGTCCTGGACGCGGTGTTCGCGTCCGGGCAGATCGCGGAGGAGCAGAAGGGTGACGTGGTCGCCCGTATCTCCTTCTTCGTGAACGCGGGCGTCCGCTTCGTCGAGGAGATGTGCAAGATGCGGGCGTTCGGCCGCATCTGGGACAGGATCACGCGCGAGCGGTACGGGATCGAGAACCCCAAGCACCGCCGCTTCCGGTACGGGGTCCAGGTCAACTCGCTCGGTCTGACCGAGGCCCAGCCGGAGAACAACATCCAGCGGATCGTGCTGGAGATGCTGGCGGTGACCCTCTCGAAGGACGCACGCGCGCGTGCCGTCCAACTCCCGGCCTGGAACGAGGCGTTGGGCCTGCCCCGGCCCTGGGACCAGCAGTGGTCCCTGCGCATGCAGCAGGTGCTCGCGTACGAGAGCGACCTGCTGGAGTACGCGGACATCTTCGAGGGCTCGCACGTCATCGAGGCCAAGGTCGCCCAGCTGGTCGAGGACTCGTTCGCCGAGATCGACCGGATCCAGGAGATGGGCGGCGCGATGGCGGCCGTCGAGTCGGGCTATCTGAAGTCGCAGCTCGTCTCGTCGCACGCCGAGCGCCGGGCCCGTATCGAGTCCGGCGACGAGAAGATCGTCGGCGTCAACATCTTCGAGTCGACCGAGCCGAACCCGCTCACGGCCGATCTGGACGCCGCGATCATGACGGTCGACCCGGCGGTCGAGGCCGGGGTGACCGCCGCCCTCAAGGACTGGCGCGACACCCGCTACCAGCCCCCCTTCAATCACCCGCGCCCCTGCAAGGCGCTGGAGCGGCTGAAGGAGGCCGCGAAGGGCACCGGCAACCTCATGGAGGCCACCCTGGAGTGCGCCCGTGCCGGAGTCACGACCGGCGAGTGGGCCGGTGCCCTGCGCGAGGTGTTCGGCGAGTTCCGCGCCCCCACCGGTGTCTCCTCCGCGCCCGTCGCGGTGACCGCCGAGGAGGGCTCGGCCATGTCGGAGGTCCGCCGCAAGGTGGAGCTGACAGCGAAGGAGATGGGCGTCGGCAAGCTCCGTTTCCTGGTCGGCAAGCCGGGCCTGGACGGGCACTCCAACGGCGCCGAGCAGATCGCCGTACGGGCCCGTGACGCCGGCTTCGAGGTGGTCTACCAGGGCATCCGGCTCACGCCCGAGGAGATCGTGACCGCGGCCGTCGCCGAGGACGTGCACGCGGTGGGCCTGTCGATCCTCTCCGGCTCGCACGCCCAACTGGTGCCTGACGTGCTGGAACGCCTTCGTGTGGCCGGTGCCACAGACATCCCGGTGATCGCGGGTGGCATCATCCCGAATGGCGACGCCGAAGACCTGCGGGCCGCGGGAGTGGCCGCGGTCTTCACTCCGAAGGATTTCGACATCACCGGAATCATCGGCCGGATCGTCGACGAGATCCGGAAAGCGAACAAGCTCGACCCACTGGAGGTCCCCGCATGA
- the pssA gene encoding CDP-diacylglycerol--serine O-phosphatidyltransferase, which translates to MPEADELDDEEEMPLSLRLSIADTLTLGNATCGFMAVYFTTTGILIPHLTGSQETGMARHSAATAVILMLCAAVFDLFDGLVARKLRSSPMGAELDNLSDLISFGLAPAYFVLVYGMVADDAHQRVAAVGAIVVLLAVVLRLARFSCVTVKDGTFQGMPSPFGALTVVSIVLLELPFVATLMAIIGIAWLMVSRVEYPKPRGRLAVAMLSWIVTSMALLAAWAFDAPGGQLLLQTGCALQLVTGAVIPLFATARRVNNFRDNRREARAAQLP; encoded by the coding sequence GTGCCGGAGGCCGATGAGCTGGACGACGAGGAGGAGATGCCCCTCTCTCTCCGCCTCTCAATAGCGGACACCCTCACACTCGGTAACGCCACGTGCGGCTTCATGGCGGTGTACTTCACCACCACCGGCATTCTCATCCCGCACCTCACGGGCAGCCAGGAGACGGGCATGGCGCGGCACAGTGCCGCGACCGCCGTGATCCTGATGCTGTGCGCCGCGGTCTTCGACCTGTTCGACGGACTGGTCGCCCGCAAGCTGCGCTCCTCCCCCATGGGTGCGGAGCTGGACAACCTATCCGACCTGATCAGCTTCGGTCTGGCGCCGGCGTACTTCGTGCTGGTCTACGGCATGGTCGCCGACGACGCGCACCAGCGGGTGGCGGCGGTGGGGGCCATCGTGGTCCTGCTGGCGGTCGTGCTCCGACTCGCCAGATTCTCCTGCGTCACGGTCAAGGACGGCACGTTCCAGGGCATGCCCTCGCCGTTCGGCGCGCTGACCGTCGTATCCATCGTGCTGCTCGAGCTGCCGTTCGTCGCCACGCTCATGGCGATCATCGGCATCGCGTGGCTGATGGTGAGCCGGGTCGAGTACCCGAAGCCGCGGGGGCGGCTCGCCGTGGCGATGCTCTCGTGGATCGTCACGAGCATGGCGTTGCTGGCGGCCTGGGCGTTCGACGCGCCTGGTGGGCAGCTTCTGCTCCAGACCGGGTGTGCGCTGCAGCTGGTGACCGGAGCGGTGATTCCCCTCTTCGCCACGGCTCGGAGGGTGAACAACTTCAGGGACAACCGGCGTGAGGCGCGGGCTGCGCAGCTGCCGTAG